The DNA segment TTGTTGGAGATTACTTTCGAAGCGGCGAGAATGATATTCGACGAGGACCGATAGTTTTCTTCCAATTTAATGACAACCGAATCCGGAAAATCCTTTTCAAAATTGAGAATGTTTCCTATATCCGCGCCTCTCCAGGAATAGATGGACTGATCGTCGTCTCCGACAACACAAAGATTCTTTTTTTCGCCCGCTAAAAGGATGACTAACGCATACTGGACTTTATTAGTATCCTGATATTCGTCGACCATGACATATTCCCATTTCCGTCGATATTTATCGAGAACCTCGGGAGACTTTTGCAAAAGTTGTACCGTTTTCCAAATGAGATCGCCGAAATCGAATGCTCTGCTCGCATCCTTTCTTCTTTCATATTCTTTGTAAATTGCGGATACGGTTTTTGAAAAATCGGTTCTGCCTTCTTTTTCAAGATAAGCCTCCGGAGACAACATTTTGTCTTTGAGTCCGCTGATATAATTTCCAAGCATCGAAGGCTTATAAAATTTAGGATCCAAGGAAAGGTCTTTTACAACCTGTTTGAGAAGGGATTCCTGCAAAGTTGTATCATACACAGTAAATCCGGAATCAAAACCAAAGAAGGTAGCTTCTCTTCTGAGAATATACAAACAAAAGGAATGAAAGGTTTTGACCTGAAGATTGCCGGGTACGAACGGAACCAAGTTTTTTACCCGCTCCAACATTTCTGCGGCGGCCTTATTTGTAAAAGTCACAGCACAGATCCTATCGATTCCATGATTGATCAGTAAGTTCGCGATCCTATGTGTGATGACCCTTGTTTTCCCTGAACCCGCACCCGCAAGAATGAGAACGGGACCCGAAACTTGGAGAACTGCTTTTTTTTGTTCTTCGTTTAAACCTTCTAAAAGAGGATCCACGGTTAAAATCTATAATCTCCGATTCCAAATACAAACTGAAATGCGTTATCCGAATCGAATTTTGTAAACGGATGATCCGCTACGCCCGTATATTTCAGCTTTTGTGCAAAATAGATCCGAAGCGGAAGAACCGGAATTTGGATCCTCAAACCGATCCCCCAAGAAAATCGGAACTTATCCAGTGCGACATTGTTTGCGGAAAGAACAAGATTAGACGGATTGTTCAATTCTTCAAAGGTATAATCCGCCTTCCGAAGCGCATTTAAATTGTAATTGTTCGTCAGGGCATATGCGACCGGGTCTTTTTGTTGTGCCTCGAATACCCTTTGATCGAATGTCGTAAAGAGATCCCGTTTGACGCCTTGTGCTCGGTTGACTTCCTCATAAAGCGCTCCGGCGTCAAAAAATGCAACCAACCAAAGTAAGGTAGGTTCGATCGGAAATCTAAGTTCGGAATTAAAAATCATTCGGCTCGCAGCGCCGTCTCTCCATTCCGTGGGATATTTAGCGTCGTTATAAAACCAACCCCTCAAAGATTCGTAACCGCCTAAGAATTGCAAGTCCTGCAATTGAACATAGGGATTTTGAATCGGATCTTGTTTTCCGTAAGCAGGAACTCTTTGAAACGTAAATAAGGATGAACTTCTAAATTCTTGAACCACTCTCCAACGTCTGAGGGCATTATTTCTAAATAATCCGAAAAAGCTATAATCAAACCAAGTATGATAGTATTCGGCGAGAATGCGATACTGATCAAAGTGAGATTGTCCTCCGAGCAACTGACCAACGTTATCCATCTGAAAAAGCAGGTGGTATCCTTGGGTAGGATTAAACACGTTATCTCGAATATCATATGCAATCCCGTTTGAAATCTGAGAACGAAATTGCCACCCTCTGCGTACCTCTGCAAGAACTTGATCGGATACAAGAGAGGAAGGGTTCGTGGAAGCATATATACTCGGAGAATATCTGTGAAAATGAGTCCAGTTGATAAAAATTCGATGTCCAATCCCTACCGTAAAGCCGACCCCGTCTCTGGAATAGATCGCTTGTTCTTTGATCGACTGCTGGTTGTTATTCTCCGTAATTGAAACCGCACCCACGTTGTAAATCCGAGAAGAATAAAAAAGAGAAAGAGAAAGAGACCAAGGTTTATTGTTGAGCCATGGTTCCGTCCATGTGATCTGAAATAATCTTCGATAAGGACCGAATTCAAGTCGTCCGGAAATCTTTTGACCGGTTCCATTCAAGTTGTTTTCGCCGACTTCGCTAAAAATCGAAAACCCAGTGATGGTTCCATAACCCCCGCCCATAGAAACAGTTCCCGTTGGTTGTTCCAAAACTTCGATGATCAGGTTCATCTTCGTCTGATCCGATCCCGGTCTCATATTAAAGTTTACTTCCTTAAAATAACCGAGGTTAAAAATCCTTTCCCGAGATCGGTTTACCAACGTGGAATTGAATAGGTCCCCTTGTTTAAAGAGCAACTCTCTGCGGATCACACGATCCTGTGTCTTTTTGTTTCCCTTGATGATTACGTTTTCAACATATGCTAAATTGTTTTCGCGGATACTAAAGTCCACGTGAACAAACTTTTTACCGTGTAACTCCGGTTTGGTGTTATAGAGTTGCCTGAGACGTTTGATATGAAGTTGAGAATATTCCGTTTCGCAGATTTTTCTTTCTTCTTCCGTTTTACGACTGTAGCAATTTTCGTAATATTCTATGTTTTCGCGTTCTAACGAAATCACCTTTCTTCGCGGAATCACCTGCGCAAACAGATAACCTCTTGAACTGTAGATTTCGTTCATGGTTCCCCTGTCTCTCATAAACCGGCTTTCGTCAAAAAGGACTCCGATATCTCCGTCGCTGTAATCCAAACTTTTTTCGAGGTCTTTGGCGGGAAACAGAGGTCTCAATTCATTCTTAGGAGTCTCGGGCGGATTGTTTTCCTTGTTTAAAAAGAGAGGTCTTCCCTCGTTGTCTACGGACATATCGTGATTGAGCGTATATCCGTTAAAAAAATAAATCTGACCTTCGGAGATCTTGATATTGACGATGATCACCCGACGATCTTTTTTCTCGGGATTTTCCCAGTGAATTTCCCAGTTGGTTCCTTCGCGTATCAGTTCGGCGTCGAGATAACCCTTGCTTTTTAAGTAGGCTACGATTTGATCCTTATCCTTTTCAAAGGAGGACTCTTTAAAATTCCCGCCTTCGAACACACCCTCTTCTTTCATCTCCATAATCGAAAGAAGTTCGGAAGTTTCTACGGATTCGTTTCCATAAACGTTGATTTTCGAAACCGGAATTTCCTCCCCTTCGTCGATGATAAATCGAACTCGGACAAGGTTCGTTTTCGGATCGGGTTTTCCCAATTCCACTTTTACATACGCGAGAAAAAATCCTTCATCTCGGTATTTTTGCAGGATTAGGTCCCTAGATTTCGTGATCTTTTGCGGAGTGATCACTTCATTGTCTTTCAAGGGCAGTTTGTCTCTCAGATCGGCCGGAAACACTTCGTCGGCTCCGACAAATTCCACTTCTTTTACTCTCGGTCTTTCTTTGAGATCTACAATGACGATAACACCGTCTCCGGCTTCTTCGGCTTGGATATCTACGAAATAGAAAAATCCGGAATTAAAAAGTGTTTTGAGATCCTTGTCTAAGATTTTTTTTGTAAGCTGTTTGCCTGCGCGCATTTCGATCATCGATTCGAGATCGCTATCCGGCGTGTTTTTATTTCCTTTGAATTTTACCTCTTTGATTACCTTACCGAGAAAATCGGTACGTTTGGAAAGAAGTTGCGTCAACTCTCCGGAGTAAAATAAAAGTCCACAAAGGATTACTAATATGGATCCTTTGAGGGTTAAGGAGAATTTGCGTTTCAACTTGAAGACTGAGCCACCAGATATTTTACAGAATCAAACCACTTCCACTTCAAACCGGAGTTTATTTTTCTCCGGCTCCGGATTGTCTAACCATTGCTAAGTTAAATTTACTAACTCCCGCTTCATTTACCTTGTCGATCACCTTAATTACGGTCTGATAACTCGCCGTTCCGTCGCCCCGAATGACAACTCGATTTTTACCCGGCTCCCGTTTGTCCGCCGGTCCTAAGAAGATGTTGATCTTCTCGGTTAACTTTTCAACCGGAACGGGTTCTGTATCCTTATCTAAAAAGACTTTCCCGTCTTTGTTTACAGTAATGATCAACTCGTCCTTTTTCTTTTCCTGCGCGGTCGAAGAAGATCGCGGAAGTTCGATTTTCATCACCGTAGATTTTTCCAAGGTTGCGTTCATCAAAAAGTAAATTACGATAAAAGAGATTACATCGATTAAGGGAGCCAATTCGATTTGGCCACCTCTACCCGCGGAAGATCGGAACTTTCTGAATTTCATCATTACTTCAGATATTTGACGGCTTGACCGGAAAGGTTTTCCATCTCGGCGATCGTGTCTTCCTTTCTTTTGTGAAAGTAATTGTATGCTACGTAAGCCGGAATCGCGATCGCAAGTCCCATCGCAGTAGTGATCAAGGCTTCACTGATTCCCACCTCTGCACCTCGGGTTCCGGAACCTTCTTCAAAGGAACGAATGATTCCTAAAACGGTTCCCAATACGCCCAGAAGAGGCGAGATCGTCGCGATGGTTCCGAGACCGGAAAGGAAACGTTCCATCTTTAAAATTTGAGCAAAACCAGCGGAAAGCATTTCTTCTTCGGCCGCATCCAAGTTCTTGCGTGAAGATTCCGCTCCCGCTTGCAGCACTTGAGAAGCGGGACCGGTACTCAAATTCTTGAGAAAGTCGATTGCAGTGTCCCAATTTTTTTGCCGGAATAATTCTTTGACTGCACGCCAGTCTTCCGGCGTGATCGGCTTCCACTTTGAAAAGTAGATCATCCTTTCAATGATGATTGTGAAACCAATGATGGAAACTAAAACGATAACGATTGGAACCGATTCCGGAGGAATCGCAGAAATTAGAGAATCGGATTTGGCTAAAAACATTTGAGTAAAATTCTCCCATAAGTAGAGTTTAAAACTCTCTTGTTACTGCCAAACAGTTTTCTAATCTGCGAGCCTCCTTTTTACAGGGATTCTTCCTGATAAAGAACGATACAGAGAATTTTAGACCGCCTGTTTTTTCAGCAGTTCTTTGGCGTGTTCAAGTGCACCCTTTGATACCCTCTGACCCGAAATCATCCTTGCAAGTTCCAAAGTTCGTTCTTCGAGGCTGAGAAATTCCGCCTTGGAAAACGTTCTTCCGCCTTCTACGGATTTACTGATTTTCAGGTGATCGTTTGCTG comes from the Leptospira sp. WS92.C1 genome and includes:
- a CDS encoding outer membrane protein assembly factor; its protein translation is MLVILCGLLFYSGELTQLLSKRTDFLGKVIKEVKFKGNKNTPDSDLESMIEMRAGKQLTKKILDKDLKTLFNSGFFYFVDIQAEEAGDGVIVIVDLKERPRVKEVEFVGADEVFPADLRDKLPLKDNEVITPQKITKSRDLILQKYRDEGFFLAYVKVELGKPDPKTNLVRVRFIIDEGEEIPVSKINVYGNESVETSELLSIMEMKEEGVFEGGNFKESSFEKDKDQIVAYLKSKGYLDAELIREGTNWEIHWENPEKKDRRVIIVNIKISEGQIYFFNGYTLNHDMSVDNEGRPLFLNKENNPPETPKNELRPLFPAKDLEKSLDYSDGDIGVLFDESRFMRDRGTMNEIYSSRGYLFAQVIPRRKVISLERENIEYYENCYSRKTEEERKICETEYSQLHIKRLRQLYNTKPELHGKKFVHVDFSIRENNLAYVENVIIKGNKKTQDRVIRRELLFKQGDLFNSTLVNRSRERIFNLGYFKEVNFNMRPGSDQTKMNLIIEVLEQPTGTVSMGGGYGTITGFSIFSEVGENNLNGTGQKISGRLEFGPYRRLFQITWTEPWLNNKPWSLSLSLFYSSRIYNVGAVSITENNNQQSIKEQAIYSRDGVGFTVGIGHRIFINWTHFHRYSPSIYASTNPSSLVSDQVLAEVRRGWQFRSQISNGIAYDIRDNVFNPTQGYHLLFQMDNVGQLLGGQSHFDQYRILAEYYHTWFDYSFFGLFRNNALRRWRVVQEFRSSSLFTFQRVPAYGKQDPIQNPYVQLQDLQFLGGYESLRGWFYNDAKYPTEWRDGAASRMIFNSELRFPIEPTLLWLVAFFDAGALYEEVNRAQGVKRDLFTTFDQRVFEAQQKDPVAYALTNNYNLNALRKADYTFEELNNPSNLVLSANNVALDKFRFSWGIGLRIQIPVLPLRIYFAQKLKYTGVADHPFTKFDSDNAFQFVFGIGDYRF
- a CDS encoding ExbD/TolR family protein is translated as MKFRKFRSSAGRGGQIELAPLIDVISFIVIYFLMNATLEKSTVMKIELPRSSSTAQEKKKDELIITVNKDGKVFLDKDTEPVPVEKLTEKINIFLGPADKREPGKNRVVIRGDGTASYQTVIKVIDKVNEAGVSKFNLAMVRQSGAGEK
- a CDS encoding MotA/TolQ/ExbB proton channel family protein; this encodes MFLAKSDSLISAIPPESVPIVIVLVSIIGFTIIIERMIYFSKWKPITPEDWRAVKELFRQKNWDTAIDFLKNLSTGPASQVLQAGAESSRKNLDAAEEEMLSAGFAQILKMERFLSGLGTIATISPLLGVLGTVLGIIRSFEEGSGTRGAEVGISEALITTAMGLAIAIPAYVAYNYFHKRKEDTIAEMENLSGQAVKYLK